From the genome of Periplaneta americana isolate PAMFEO1 chromosome 15, P.americana_PAMFEO1_priV1, whole genome shotgun sequence, one region includes:
- the LOC138715656 gene encoding facilitated trehalose transporter Tret1-like, with protein MADPRLRGGLSACLLLFYSIGIMVVSLLGTHVGWRIVAGLAAGISIVNVVVYSFLHESPVWLVRKNRINEASEVYNWLWRSTRPTQAERDLQEVVNRTNEENNSIPNSSSKWNCKRYLRPEFLKPFLIIHIFNLIQVVCGSNLFIFYTVDILSGLKTDGSLDVNLTTNLTSIVRVVFMAVSCVMLVYVGRRPMSISSGLGSGIVAVVLGILAHVQTVPAWVMIICVLFYVAFNTYGYFVLPAIMVGEILPSKIRCILGGYIYTMNDMAMFGATKIFPSVHTVIGTAGLFWVFGVFSLFCALFLYLLLPETKGRSLVQIERYFLMPNILWLTRNKMKT; from the exons ATGGCGGATCCCAGACTACGGGGCGGGTTGTCTGCTTGTCTACTTCTATTCTACTCAATAGGCATCATGGTTGTGTCTCTGCTGGGGACCCACGTGGGCTGGCGAATAGTGGCGGGTCTTGCAGCCGGAATCTCGATTGTGAACGTCGTGGTCTACAGCTTCCTGCACGAGAGTCCTGTGTGGCTAGTCCGTAAAAATCGAATCAATGAGGCATCTGAAGTGTACAACTGGCTGTGGAGGTCAACACGTCCAACGCAG GCAGAGAGAGATTTGCAAGAGGTTGTGAATAGGACAAATGAAGAGAATAATTCAATTCCGAACTCATCCTCAAAGTGGAATTGTAAGCGGTATCTGCGTCCTGAATTTTTGAAGCCGTTCCTCATCATCCACATCTTCAACCTGATCCAAGTTGTGTGCGGAAGTAACCTCTTCATATTCTACACCGTGGATATCCTCTCCGGGCTGAAGACCGATGGCAGCTTGGACGTCAACTTGACAACCAATCTCACCTCAATAGTGAGGGTTGTGTTCATGGCAGTGTCATGCGTCATGCTGGTGTATGTGGGGCGCAGGCCCATGTCCATCTCCTCAGGACTGGGATCGGGCATCGTCGCTGTGGTGCTGGGGATTCTAGCTCACGTCCAGACCGTCCCAGCGTGGGTCATGATTATATGCGTACTCTTCTACGTGGCATTTAATACATACGGTTACTTCGTGCTGCCTGCAATAATGGTGGGAGAAATATTGCCTTCCAAAATTCGATGTATCCTTGGAGGTTACATTTATACTATGAATGATATGGCGATGTTCGGAGCAACCAAAATATTCCCCTCAGTGCACACTGTAATAGGCACTGCAGGACTCTTCTGGGTTTTTGGTGTATTTTCGTTATTTTGCGccttgtttttgtatttattattgcctGAAACTAAAGGTCGTTCTCTTGTGCAAATAGAGAGATATTTCCTGATGCCTAATATTTTATGGTTgacgagaaataaaatgaaaacgtgA